One stretch of Siphonobacter curvatus DNA includes these proteins:
- a CDS encoding T9SS type A sorting domain-containing protein, giving the protein MKFLWVVWLCLLGYQTVAQNERIIIGDKPNSYFCVGSFVEYPVSLEGNFPASASFSIEFGDSYYRTPYHQIPATYANGKIRFQVSFPAGLHENQLSSATILRVKSTNPSVVSDWSNDYFYASFLPVVTLTSRSYQANPNSTVPLEFSSFGSSTITALLRDVLTADSLRVTVTTTSALSDKRSEPIPVDKNRSYVLQSVSNRCGTGSGTGNVSIKVNPFSIRTTSVSPAESCTGNQAVVNFSTAGGNLSASGTFKIRLTRLNDNGQEELDTYKEVSATYSGNALSFIVPENIGEWERTYSVRIIQESPYLMSSSDQVRLKIFNPATARFSSVNHTINLGQRPNLSFDLKGTYPQVVHLSDQSTYRNNGYSPKHNLSFPTQTTRYTIQSYSTGCGAGQVDKTPVTVTVQAGFKVDSIPNQIFCEGQNVTLSLTSNVPLTEKATVQIRDYSYGYRGTPIEATIRSNQLRFTIPTLGNSGTVQAQDFILSITAGAYVFETSKMKISTKPSAFFSEGYRQYNINEIQDLDLPIKLMGGGPYELQLSDGRTLRITELSSLDSYYSYPNLRIRPTQAQSTYRLTKVSNTCQTTDLTNTSGNTSIITLTKPASHGIALTVPYQAYCVGDSVLISFQTTGTFGSDNEFRIQRILNDNQVTDLRTLKGTSGRSLNIPITELKNFSIRILSTNPVTQSEAVFLPIQKKPTLSLSTYERALTELLPGDSIPMNISESVTYVTSLTKLVLTNGKQDWTYYPAAADNRSGGFYTNFYPPESGSYRIKSATNVCGTTSGSGVLNVDLKPYRIFFPTAYASQKLVFCTKGSYQLPYGIAGSMPGNVKLMLEVAAAKDSVFREITSSIGTNLAAFQIPDTYTSGSYLIRLRAGDIPSTALPFELGTLPTATLSADGPTQVDYSLPMKITFTGQGPWNVTWNDGTIREFQLNPSTISEHISKTSTFELKGVTNGCGYGSVSGKVTGTVKARLTVSSSTNTICSGSSLLVRYYLDGEFNTSNKIRVGLYTARKGFIPLDSVTTTVSGTITVKIPAQLEGSDFYELRVITTSPQLSESRPLYLSFPPSYRLIGSNTINPGQYSTLRLINQNAASNIQTTINYELSTGQKGVFYNDSKEQTLSVAPTQTTTYTITSISNGCGKGSATGSATVTVNPPAERMINTQFVSTKSGYGYLCKGDTIFVSYETKGSFSATNLMSIQLSDSLGQQFTSLPTLPSNRDHELAGILPTTLKKGSGYRIRVVASDPSSMSSASATFYTTAEKASVKFGVAQLPMQVNGSVYKLPLEFTGDAPFSVSWGVEPYYASFFTNNLRDSLRIEALSPSLTYKIRQVTNVCGIGTVLEPNTLKVELITATEPTASHTIKAFPNPTTDQIRVEGLQPGSTMQLMTLTGQVIQQTEAKATQEDLSLRAVPPGIYLLHIQNATVVLTFRIQKL; this is encoded by the coding sequence ATGAAATTTTTGTGGGTAGTATGGCTATGTCTGCTTGGTTATCAGACTGTAGCTCAGAATGAACGTATCATCATTGGTGATAAACCTAATTCTTACTTTTGCGTAGGATCCTTCGTTGAGTATCCGGTCTCTCTAGAAGGTAACTTTCCAGCTTCGGCTTCTTTTAGCATTGAGTTCGGTGACTCCTACTATCGAACCCCCTATCATCAGATTCCAGCGACGTACGCCAATGGTAAAATCCGTTTTCAGGTAAGCTTTCCGGCAGGACTTCATGAAAACCAGCTTTCTTCAGCTACGATTCTACGGGTAAAGAGCACGAACCCTTCGGTCGTAAGCGACTGGAGCAATGATTACTTTTACGCCTCTTTTTTACCCGTCGTTACCCTAACTTCCCGGTCGTATCAGGCGAACCCTAATAGTACTGTCCCGCTCGAATTTTCTTCATTCGGAAGCAGCACGATTACCGCTCTTTTGAGGGATGTATTAACGGCAGACAGCTTGCGGGTGACGGTAACGACCACCTCCGCCCTGAGTGATAAACGAAGTGAACCCATTCCCGTTGATAAAAACCGATCGTACGTGCTGCAATCCGTTTCTAACCGGTGCGGAACGGGCTCGGGAACGGGCAACGTTTCCATCAAGGTCAATCCTTTTTCCATCCGTACCACGTCCGTCAGTCCAGCTGAATCCTGCACGGGTAATCAGGCGGTTGTGAACTTTTCGACGGCTGGAGGAAACTTGTCCGCCAGTGGTACTTTTAAAATTCGGCTAACGCGACTGAATGACAACGGTCAGGAAGAACTTGATACGTACAAAGAGGTTTCGGCTACTTATTCCGGTAATGCACTGAGCTTCATCGTTCCTGAAAATATCGGGGAGTGGGAACGGACTTATTCCGTCCGAATTATTCAGGAAAGTCCTTACCTAATGAGTTCAAGCGATCAGGTACGTTTAAAAATATTCAACCCGGCCACCGCCCGTTTTTCGTCTGTAAATCACACCATTAACCTGGGCCAAAGACCTAACCTTTCTTTTGATTTGAAGGGTACGTATCCTCAGGTCGTCCATTTAAGCGATCAGTCCACGTATCGTAATAATGGTTATAGCCCAAAACATAACCTTTCGTTTCCTACGCAGACCACCCGTTACACTATTCAAAGCTATAGTACGGGGTGTGGAGCTGGACAGGTAGACAAAACTCCCGTTACGGTAACGGTTCAGGCGGGATTCAAAGTAGATTCTATACCCAATCAAATTTTTTGCGAAGGGCAAAATGTAACCCTGTCTTTAACGTCTAATGTACCCTTAACCGAAAAAGCGACTGTTCAGATTCGGGACTATTCCTATGGGTATCGAGGTACGCCTATTGAGGCCACTATTCGTTCCAATCAGCTTCGCTTTACTATTCCTACTTTAGGAAACAGTGGAACGGTACAAGCTCAGGATTTTATTCTTTCCATCACGGCCGGAGCCTACGTTTTTGAAACTTCTAAAATGAAAATTTCGACGAAGCCTTCTGCCTTTTTTAGTGAAGGGTATCGTCAATATAACATTAATGAAATACAGGATCTTGACTTACCCATTAAGCTGATGGGCGGCGGCCCTTACGAATTACAACTAAGCGACGGCAGGACATTACGAATTACTGAATTGTCCAGTTTAGACAGTTATTATTCGTATCCGAATTTAAGAATACGCCCCACCCAAGCCCAATCTACGTATCGGCTAACAAAGGTTAGTAATACGTGTCAGACGACGGATTTAACGAATACTTCGGGAAATACTTCCATCATTACACTGACCAAACCTGCTTCCCATGGCATTGCCTTAACGGTCCCTTATCAGGCTTACTGCGTAGGCGATTCCGTACTGATTTCTTTCCAGACTACGGGTACGTTTGGCTCCGATAATGAGTTCAGAATTCAACGGATTCTGAATGATAATCAGGTTACGGACCTCCGTACGCTCAAGGGTACGAGTGGCCGCTCCCTAAACATTCCGATTACTGAATTAAAAAATTTTTCGATTCGCATCCTTTCCACGAACCCCGTAACGCAAAGCGAAGCCGTATTCTTACCTATTCAAAAAAAGCCAACATTATCCTTAAGTACCTATGAACGAGCATTAACTGAATTATTGCCAGGAGATTCGATTCCCATGAACATATCAGAGTCGGTCACCTACGTTACCAGCCTAACCAAGCTGGTGCTGACCAATGGTAAGCAGGATTGGACGTATTACCCGGCAGCCGCCGATAATCGATCCGGGGGTTTTTATACAAATTTTTATCCGCCGGAGTCTGGTTCCTATCGTATCAAATCCGCAACGAACGTTTGTGGTACAACGTCCGGCTCAGGCGTACTGAACGTCGATCTGAAACCGTACCGCATTTTCTTTCCCACGGCTTATGCCAGTCAGAAACTCGTATTTTGCACCAAAGGCTCTTACCAACTTCCCTATGGCATAGCCGGTTCCATGCCTGGGAACGTTAAACTAATGCTGGAAGTCGCCGCCGCAAAAGACAGCGTGTTCCGGGAAATTACCAGTTCCATAGGTACTAATCTGGCGGCGTTCCAGATACCTGACACCTATACGTCAGGTTCGTACCTGATTCGATTGAGGGCGGGCGACATCCCTAGTACGGCCCTGCCTTTTGAGTTGGGAACGCTACCTACGGCAACGCTGTCGGCTGACGGACCTACGCAGGTTGACTACAGTTTACCCATGAAAATTACCTTTACGGGTCAGGGCCCTTGGAATGTAACGTGGAACGATGGCACCATTCGGGAATTTCAGCTTAACCCCAGTACGATTAGCGAACACATCAGCAAAACCAGCACTTTTGAACTGAAAGGGGTGACCAATGGCTGCGGCTACGGCAGTGTTTCGGGGAAAGTGACGGGTACCGTGAAGGCCAGACTAACCGTTAGTAGTTCGACAAATACCATTTGTAGCGGCAGTTCACTCCTGGTTCGGTACTATCTCGATGGAGAATTCAATACTTCCAATAAAATACGGGTGGGTCTGTACACGGCCCGAAAAGGATTCATCCCGCTGGATTCAGTGACGACTACGGTTTCGGGAACGATTACCGTGAAAATCCCGGCCCAATTAGAGGGTTCAGACTTCTATGAACTGCGGGTCATCACCACCTCACCTCAACTCAGTGAAAGCCGTCCGCTATACCTTTCTTTCCCACCTTCGTACCGATTGATTGGTTCTAATACCATTAATCCCGGCCAGTATTCAACGTTGCGATTGATCAATCAAAACGCAGCCTCGAACATTCAAACCACGATCAATTACGAACTATCCACGGGTCAGAAAGGCGTTTTTTACAACGATTCCAAAGAGCAAACCCTATCCGTTGCTCCTACGCAAACCACCACGTACACCATTACCAGTATTTCCAACGGTTGCGGGAAAGGTTCGGCTACGGGTTCGGCTACGGTCACGGTTAATCCACCGGCCGAACGCATGATCAATACGCAGTTTGTGAGTACGAAGTCAGGCTATGGCTACCTGTGTAAAGGGGATACAATTTTCGTCAGTTACGAAACCAAAGGCTCCTTTAGTGCTACGAATCTGATGAGCATTCAACTGTCAGACTCGCTAGGTCAGCAGTTTACTTCGCTACCCACCCTACCGAGCAATCGCGACCACGAGCTGGCGGGCATCCTACCCACGACCCTGAAGAAAGGCTCCGGCTACCGGATTCGGGTGGTGGCCTCCGATCCGTCCAGCATGAGTAGTGCCAGTGCCACCTTTTATACCACGGCGGAAAAAGCAAGCGTGAAATTCGGCGTTGCCCAACTACCTATGCAGGTGAATGGCAGCGTCTATAAACTACCGCTGGAGTTTACCGGTGATGCTCCCTTTAGCGTAAGCTGGGGCGTGGAGCCGTATTACGCTTCGTTTTTTACAAACAACCTGCGGGATAGTCTTCGCATCGAAGCCCTCTCGCCGAGTTTGACTTACAAAATCCGGCAGGTTACCAATGTTTGCGGCATTGGTACGGTCCTAGAGCCCAATACGCTGAAAGTGGAGCTCATTACGGCTACTGAACCAACGGCTTCGCACACGATTAAAGCCTTTCCCAATCCAACGACCGATCAGATTCGCGTGGAAGGCCTTCAGCCTGGAAGTACCATGCAGTTAATGACTCTCACCGGTCAGGTCATTCAGCAAACCGAGGCTAAGGCTACCCAGGAAGACCTTAGTCTGCGTGCGGTACCCCCAGGCATTTACCTCTTACACATTCAAAACGCCACCGTTGTCCTAACGTTCCGTATCCAGAAATTATGA
- a CDS encoding T9SS type A sorting domain-containing protein, translating to MMYRLLLLFCMGLISFQSQAQSVVIEKAPTTLCFETDADISIKITGTFAPTNQFAIGIEYDGYQYSEFPAQLVAGNKLRIRLGQHAFNYLRPYGRYRMKVVATSPAFTSNWSDYNDVGAYPSLNLGEHSFQLNKYSQVKVPFTASSDMTVTLQDSSSRDTLQFKFYTYGNLFEGTGEQTFTFDKPVSYYVKSIQNKCGTNTAAGFIRVKTNPISIQATLVTPYATCEGSTAYVNFSTEGGNWSKDNTFKIRLIPQLNQGQETPNQYVDTDAKLENGSLKFTVPSVLSRYNTNRFSVRIVSSNPKAVSPYNNLWMVIASPPTAELFTNDPTRLPYGSPVSINVKVKGISPYHAILSDGTQTSGEGGYNDPTEGSFSVKYTDPLLQNQTYTLSSVQTGCGPAKITGNPINITLTKGLLVDSLPTKDACDGQVFRFRIKSNQNLNGPVKVRFNADLSTGTAPHEIQGTIAQNWVSFVASPYVNSSNEEVRTVTVSLDFGDYQTKNLFYIDLHGKPTAHFRENYNSITLDIPQSYSLSFTTTGSHRNIVTFSDGSQSTYDNPWYKSFYIQRSETYSIVKVSNLCYSTDLKDDCVVTVRNPNNQGILLKKPASVACRDQKLAINFDTYGEFQPGNTFKIQYSDSNWNYKDFELGVVNQKGSYSLTLPEETRQQGSISVRIISTAPEKVSDIFYIYLAGEARLTYQSYPREIKAGSTVSYTADLENNYPPLAMVISDGTREWTLSTPSERSIQANFSPTQTTYYKIRSISNVCGTVNLPNTSFKLTVITNDSLRVSWPASARLQNPCLQGKIKLPFVVKGKPNSNTTYTLQVSARNDYSAPLTFVDLVQTKQTDFFEFEWPASNPVKSFAFRIMTSNPATYSDTLWVGSNIPPQVVLTSSNQMVEGGQSVYLYTEFKNGSYGTIYWSDGIASSDSRSVTVQKKATYTIVSVSNQCGYGTATGEVTVRVKPVLNLTTVSHNELCRGATLTAGYSFSGDYDDSNYFVLSLINTKTRKAIRMDSTRTGTGPFSLKIPANFTPGLYTLELASTSPVIRTSQSLRILSLPEYRLLGSTIINPGQSTTLQFVTPHQTGEFVSYTLSDNSTGTFYADGYAFINVKPTQTTTYTVRELVNTCGKTAGTGSATVTVNPPSERTVSVIDAVNANYYSRICAGDTLYVSYATTGTFSANNRFSIQISDSTGTNFKTINTLPWGQQRLKALVPETLPRASGYRVMVVATDPNTSSAASGVPMTVSIKPTARLLTQTAYALPGQKLSVPIELTGDPNWQVELKNEFSSLYFSLTLPIDTLTFDRQENISVYKLASVVNACGVGRVIEPSQLRVELVTSVELPIVSAIEVFPNPATEKIRINVGRPGTHQVRLYSLTGTLLSESIFSDTYVDLDVSDLPVGTYLLRFLEKGNTQTFRIIKN from the coding sequence ATGATGTATCGTTTATTGCTACTCTTTTGTATGGGCTTGATCTCTTTTCAATCCCAAGCTCAATCCGTTGTGATTGAAAAAGCTCCGACCACGCTTTGTTTTGAAACGGATGCTGATATTTCCATCAAGATCACGGGGACGTTCGCTCCTACCAATCAGTTCGCCATCGGAATTGAATACGATGGTTATCAGTATTCAGAATTTCCGGCCCAATTGGTTGCAGGGAATAAACTACGCATTCGCCTGGGCCAACATGCGTTTAACTACCTGAGGCCTTATGGCCGCTATCGGATGAAGGTCGTTGCTACGTCTCCAGCGTTTACTAGTAATTGGTCGGATTACAACGACGTAGGGGCCTACCCAAGTCTAAATTTAGGCGAACATTCATTTCAGTTAAACAAGTACTCCCAAGTCAAAGTCCCGTTTACGGCTAGTAGTGATATGACGGTAACCCTACAGGATAGTAGTAGTCGTGATACCTTACAATTTAAGTTTTACACCTACGGTAACTTGTTTGAAGGGACAGGGGAGCAAACGTTTACATTCGACAAGCCGGTTAGTTATTACGTAAAGAGCATTCAGAATAAATGTGGTACGAATACCGCCGCTGGGTTCATTCGCGTCAAAACGAATCCCATTAGCATTCAGGCTACTTTAGTTACGCCCTATGCCACCTGTGAAGGAAGTACGGCTTACGTAAATTTCAGTACGGAAGGAGGCAACTGGAGCAAGGACAACACATTTAAAATCCGGCTCATTCCTCAATTAAATCAGGGTCAGGAAACGCCTAACCAGTACGTGGACACGGATGCTAAACTCGAAAATGGTTCTTTGAAATTTACGGTTCCGTCAGTACTAAGTCGATACAATACCAACCGCTTTTCGGTACGAATTGTGAGTAGCAACCCAAAGGCCGTTAGCCCGTATAACAATCTATGGATGGTCATTGCTTCTCCTCCAACGGCCGAACTTTTTACCAATGATCCAACCCGTCTACCTTATGGTTCTCCTGTTTCTATCAATGTCAAGGTAAAAGGCATTTCACCCTATCACGCCATCCTTTCCGACGGTACGCAGACCAGCGGGGAAGGAGGATACAACGACCCAACCGAAGGCTCATTTTCTGTAAAGTATACGGACCCGCTTCTGCAGAACCAGACCTATACGCTATCGTCCGTACAAACGGGTTGCGGACCGGCAAAAATTACAGGAAATCCCATCAATATCACCCTTACTAAAGGCCTGCTGGTGGATTCACTTCCTACGAAAGATGCGTGTGATGGACAGGTATTTCGTTTCCGTATCAAGTCAAATCAAAACCTGAACGGCCCGGTTAAAGTACGTTTCAATGCAGACCTTTCAACGGGTACTGCCCCCCATGAGATTCAGGGAACGATTGCTCAAAACTGGGTCAGCTTTGTGGCAAGTCCGTATGTAAACTCCTCCAATGAAGAAGTAAGAACCGTAACCGTATCCCTGGATTTTGGAGATTATCAGACGAAAAATCTCTTCTACATTGATCTACACGGCAAACCGACCGCCCACTTTCGGGAAAATTATAATAGTATCACCTTGGACATCCCTCAATCGTATAGCCTTAGCTTTACAACAACGGGCAGTCATAGAAATATCGTAACCTTTTCAGATGGTTCTCAATCTACGTATGACAATCCCTGGTATAAATCATTTTATATACAACGATCAGAAACGTATTCGATCGTAAAGGTTTCCAATCTTTGCTACAGTACGGATTTAAAAGACGATTGTGTCGTAACGGTAAGAAATCCCAATAACCAGGGAATTCTTCTTAAAAAACCCGCTTCTGTGGCCTGCCGTGATCAGAAATTAGCAATTAATTTCGATACATATGGGGAGTTTCAGCCGGGGAATACGTTTAAAATCCAGTATTCTGACTCGAACTGGAATTACAAAGATTTCGAATTAGGCGTAGTCAATCAAAAGGGCTCCTACTCGCTTACGCTTCCGGAAGAAACCCGGCAACAGGGAAGTATCTCTGTTCGTATTATTTCTACGGCTCCGGAAAAAGTTAGTGATATCTTTTATATCTACTTAGCAGGAGAGGCCCGACTAACCTACCAAAGTTATCCCCGGGAAATTAAAGCTGGATCGACGGTTTCCTACACTGCTGACTTAGAAAATAATTATCCGCCTCTGGCCATGGTAATTTCGGACGGCACCAGGGAGTGGACCCTAAGTACCCCAAGTGAACGTAGCATTCAGGCAAATTTTAGTCCCACCCAGACTACTTACTATAAAATTCGCTCCATCAGTAATGTCTGTGGTACGGTTAACCTTCCTAATACTTCCTTCAAGCTTACGGTTATTACGAATGACTCCCTGCGAGTAAGCTGGCCCGCAAGTGCCCGTTTGCAGAATCCCTGCTTGCAGGGAAAAATTAAACTTCCCTTTGTCGTTAAAGGAAAACCGAATTCAAATACGACCTATACACTTCAGGTAAGTGCCCGAAATGATTATAGTGCCCCTCTAACGTTTGTTGATCTGGTTCAAACGAAACAAACCGATTTTTTTGAATTTGAATGGCCAGCCAGTAATCCTGTCAAATCCTTCGCGTTCCGGATTATGACTTCCAATCCGGCGACCTATTCAGATACCCTTTGGGTCGGTTCTAACATTCCCCCGCAAGTAGTACTCACCTCGTCTAATCAGATGGTTGAAGGAGGGCAAAGTGTCTATTTATATACAGAATTCAAAAACGGATCTTATGGTACCATCTACTGGTCAGACGGGATCGCCAGCTCGGATTCCCGTTCGGTAACGGTTCAGAAAAAAGCAACCTATACCATTGTGTCCGTGTCGAACCAGTGTGGTTACGGAACGGCTACGGGTGAAGTTACCGTTCGGGTGAAGCCCGTCTTGAATCTAACCACTGTTAGCCATAACGAACTATGCCGGGGAGCTACCCTAACGGCGGGTTATTCATTCTCGGGCGATTACGATGATTCTAATTATTTCGTCCTTTCGCTGATCAATACCAAAACCCGGAAAGCCATTCGCATGGATTCCACCCGGACGGGTACCGGACCTTTTTCACTGAAGATTCCCGCCAATTTTACCCCGGGGCTGTATACGCTGGAGCTAGCTTCTACTAGTCCGGTCATTCGTACTTCGCAATCGTTAAGAATTCTCTCGCTCCCGGAGTACCGGCTTCTGGGCAGCACCATCATCAATCCGGGCCAATCGACTACCCTACAATTTGTCACCCCGCATCAAACCGGCGAATTTGTTTCGTATACCTTATCCGATAATTCTACTGGTACTTTCTACGCCGACGGGTATGCGTTTATCAACGTAAAGCCTACCCAAACGACCACGTATACTGTTCGGGAGCTAGTCAACACGTGTGGCAAAACCGCAGGAACCGGTTCTGCAACCGTTACGGTTAATCCACCCAGCGAACGGACCGTTTCAGTAATTGATGCAGTCAATGCTAACTACTACTCCCGGATTTGTGCAGGAGATACGCTTTACGTTTCCTACGCGACTACGGGTACTTTTTCGGCTAACAATCGATTTTCCATCCAAATCTCCGATTCAACGGGTACGAATTTCAAAACAATCAATACCCTTCCCTGGGGTCAACAACGACTCAAAGCACTCGTTCCCGAAACCTTGCCCAGAGCTTCCGGCTACCGGGTAATGGTCGTAGCCACCGATCCGAATACGTCCAGTGCGGCTTCGGGCGTTCCGATGACCGTTTCGATCAAACCTACGGCCCGGCTACTCACGCAAACGGCGTATGCGTTACCCGGACAGAAGCTTTCCGTTCCCATTGAATTAACGGGCGATCCTAACTGGCAAGTGGAGTTGAAAAATGAATTTTCATCGTTGTATTTTTCGCTGACGCTCCCCATTGATACGCTGACGTTCGATCGTCAGGAGAACATCTCGGTCTATAAACTCGCCAGCGTAGTCAATGCCTGTGGTGTAGGGCGGGTCATTGAACCTTCGCAGCTACGCGTCGAACTGGTTACGTCTGTTGAGTTGCCAATTGTATCGGCTATTGAAGTCTTCCCGAATCCGGCTACTGAAAAAATACGAATCAATGTAGGGCGGCCTGGTACCCATCAGGTACGGCTTTATTCCCTTACCGGAACGCTTCTTTCGGAATCGATTTTCAGTGACACGTATGTTGATCTGGATGTAAGCGATTTACCCGTAGGAACGTACCTGCTTCGTTTTCTGGAAAAGGGGAATACGCAAACGTTCCGGATAATCAAGAATTAG
- a CDS encoding YciI family protein encodes MKEFALIFRLKDIADFKPSPEQMQERLNWLDNIASQNRLVDKGNTLLPLPGSAKTVQPDNLVTDGPYTEIKEFISGYVVIRAEDINEAVEIAKRNPIFSMGGSVEIREVLKRD; translated from the coding sequence ATGAAAGAATTTGCTTTAATCTTCAGACTCAAAGACATCGCTGACTTCAAACCGTCGCCTGAACAAATGCAGGAGAGACTGAATTGGCTTGACAACATTGCGTCACAAAACAGGCTTGTTGATAAAGGGAATACGTTATTGCCCCTACCAGGAAGTGCTAAAACGGTGCAACCAGACAATCTGGTAACGGATGGACCTTATACAGAAATTAAGGAATTTATTAGCGGTTATGTAGTCATTCGGGCCGAAGACATAAATGAAGCAGTAGAAATAGCAAAAAGAAATCCTATCTTTAGTATGGGAGGCAGTGTTGAAATAAGAGAAGTTCTAAAACGTGACTAG
- a CDS encoding cysteine desulfurase family protein, with translation MSIYFDNSATTSLSPAVLETILPYFTQHFGNPSSNHRAGREAKRVIQSSRRQIADLLALSPEEIIFTSGGTEADNFALKSSIQQYGIRHVLTSKIEHKAVLLPLRQLEQAGQIQLDYVALDEQGRVSIPDLTRWLEKHPKGLVSLMHANNELGNLLNLEEVGALTQHYGAYFHTDTVQSLGKVHVALDAIDFATASAHKFRGPKGVGFLVARRGHRLPALLSGGGQEAGQRGGTENVPGIVGLTKALELAITHQQQNIAHLDSLKRHFIGGLRKQIPGIAFNGRCQSIDETLPGLINVAFPILDAPCSLVEALDARGIAVSGGSACSNLAGGSHVLQEIPSSFGKENVRFSFGPDNTRQEIDAALTILTELYQTEEVSLVA, from the coding sequence ATGTCTATTTATTTCGATAACTCCGCTACTACGTCTTTATCTCCAGCCGTTCTGGAAACGATTTTACCCTATTTTACGCAACATTTCGGGAATCCGTCCTCCAATCACCGAGCGGGTCGAGAGGCGAAACGCGTGATTCAGTCCAGTCGTCGTCAAATTGCTGATTTACTAGCCCTTTCTCCCGAAGAAATCATCTTCACTTCCGGGGGTACCGAAGCCGATAATTTTGCCCTCAAGAGCAGCATTCAGCAGTATGGTATTCGTCACGTCCTGACCTCAAAAATTGAACATAAAGCCGTCTTGTTACCGCTACGTCAGTTAGAGCAGGCGGGTCAAATTCAGCTTGATTACGTCGCACTCGACGAGCAGGGACGGGTTTCTATTCCCGACCTGACCCGCTGGCTGGAAAAGCATCCTAAAGGGCTCGTCAGCCTCATGCACGCTAATAATGAGCTCGGTAACTTGCTAAATCTAGAAGAAGTGGGTGCCTTAACCCAGCACTACGGAGCCTACTTTCATACCGACACCGTTCAGAGCCTGGGTAAAGTCCACGTAGCCCTGGACGCCATTGATTTCGCTACTGCTTCGGCCCATAAATTTCGCGGTCCGAAAGGCGTTGGATTTTTGGTCGCCCGTCGGGGTCATCGCTTACCGGCCTTGCTCAGCGGCGGTGGACAGGAAGCAGGTCAACGCGGGGGCACCGAAAACGTACCGGGCATTGTGGGTCTGACCAAAGCATTGGAGCTGGCCATCACGCATCAGCAGCAGAACATCGCTCACCTGGATTCGCTGAAACGGCATTTTATTGGTGGTTTACGGAAACAGATTCCTGGTATTGCGTTTAATGGCCGATGTCAAAGCATCGACGAGACCTTACCCGGCCTGATTAATGTCGCGTTTCCTATTCTGGATGCCCCCTGCTCGCTGGTCGAAGCTTTGGATGCTCGCGGAATTGCCGTTTCTGGCGGCAGTGCCTGCTCCAACTTGGCGGGCGGCTCGCACGTACTTCAGGAAATCCCCTCCAGCTTTGGGAAAGAAAACGTACGGTTTTCCTTCGGACCGGATAATACCCGGCAGGAAATTGATGCTGCGTTGACCATTCTTACGGAATTGTACCAAACGGAGGAGGTTAGTCTGGTGGCCTAA